One region of Quercus lobata isolate SW786 chromosome 2, ValleyOak3.0 Primary Assembly, whole genome shotgun sequence genomic DNA includes:
- the LOC115976863 gene encoding myb-related protein 306-like, whose product MGRPPCCDKEGVKKGPWTPEEDILLVSYIQEHGPGNWRAVPTNTGLLRCSKSCRLRWTNYLRPGIRRGNFTDHEEKMIIHLQALLGNRWAAIASYLPQRTDNDIKNYWNTHLKKKLNKIQSGAEGHSKDGFSSPSQSITRGQWERRLQTDIHRAKQALSEALSPEKLSNSGLSELKPSTGCLSNTKPAAQSSTYASSTENIARLLKGWVRNSPKSARSNSAITQNSLNNMSGTDSVSSEGTPSKANNGIEQSETFESLLGFESFDSSHSDTSQSMSPEASLFQDESKPLPLSLLENWLFDEGASQGKEFLSDFSLDDNANFF is encoded by the exons ATGGGTAGGCCTCCTTGTTGTGATAAAGAGGGAGTCAAGAAAGGACCATGGACTCCTGAAGAAGACATCTTATTAGTCTCTTATATTCAAGAACATGGTCCTGGGAATTGGAGGGCTGTTCCTACCAATACAG GGTTGCTTAGATGTAGTAAGAGTTGCAGACTTAGATGGACTAATTATCTCAGGCCAGGGATCAGGCGTGGTAACTTTACTGACCATGAGGAGAAGATGATAATCCACCTTCAAGCTCTTTTGGGCAATAG GTGGGCTGCCATAGCTTCATACCTCCCACAGAGAACAGATAACGACATTAAAAATTATTGGAACACCCATTTGAAGAAGAAGCTCAATAAGATTCAATCAGGCGCAGAAGGCCATTCAAAAGATGGGTTTTCTTCACCATCACAATCAATCACAAGAGGTCAGTGGGAGAGAAGGCTCCAAACAGATATCCACAGGGCCAAGCAAGCTCTTAGTGAGGCCCTTTCCCCAGAGAAGCTAAGCAACTCTGGCTTGTCTGAATTGAAGCCCTCTACTGGGTGCTTGTCTAACACAAAGCCAGCAGCTCAATCATCAACCTATGCATCTAGCACTGAGAACATAGCCCGGTTGCTCAAAGGTTGGGTGAGAAATTCACCAAAGTCAGCTAGGAGTAACTCAGCTATAACTCAAAATTCCTTAAACAACATGAGTGGGACTGATTCAGTATCCAGTGAAGGGACTCCAAGTAAGGCAAACAATGGGATTGAACAATCTGAGACATTTGAATCTCTGCTCGggtttgagtcttttgactcttcaCATTCGGATACATCACAGTCTATGTCACCTGAGGCAAGCCTTTTCCAAGATGAAAGCAAGCCTTTGCCATTGTCATTGCTTGAGAATTGGTTGTTTGATGAAGGTGCTAGTCAAGGGAAAGAATTCCTTAGTGATTTCTCATTAGATGACAATgctaattttttctaa